From Salarias fasciatus chromosome 5, fSalaFa1.1, whole genome shotgun sequence, a single genomic window includes:
- the uqcc1 gene encoding ubiquinol-cytochrome c reductase complex assembly factor 1, translating into MYRRPLQLAARSVFSAAASRAAAGKVLDLQVCVPAAAALQRSGVFSPCSTVRRALHTNTQLCSVKETPQHSEEEVGAFTKLIEAMGFTGPLKYNKWKIKIAALRMYTCCVERINYDEFFDKCALPDTLNSWFLVAQLHVWMCLVRMRQEGREGKYMCRYIVHSMWEDVEQRSKIMGIDAVHRKEALKAMTETFYAAIFGYDEGVLSDDCVLAAALWRNLFNRQCDDPQQLELLVEYVRKQMQFIDSLDGDDLLLTGEVKWRPLVEENAQSILKVSRPTYNDTGL; encoded by the exons ATGTACCGGCGGCCGCTGCAGCTCGCCGCCCGGAGCGTCTTCAGCGCGGCCGCGTCCCGAGCAGCCGCCGGGAAG gttctggatcttcaagtgtgtgttccagctgcagcagccctccAGCGGAGCGGagtgttctctccatgttccaCAGTGCGTCGCGCTCTGCACACcaacacacag CTGTGCAGTGTGAAGGAGACGCCGCAGCactcggaggaggaggtgggagccTTCACCAAGCTCATCGAGGCCATGGGCTTCACCGGCCCGCTCAAGTACAACAAGTGG AAAATCAAGATCGCCGCTCTGCGGATGTACACCTGCTGCGTGGAGCGCATCAACTACGACGAGTTCTTCGACA agtgcGCCCTCCCTGACACTCTGAactcctggttcctggtggcTCAGCTTCATGTGTG GATGTGTTTGGTCCGGATGCGTCAGGAGGGCCGGGAGGGGAAGTACATGTGTCGCTACATCGTTCACTCCATGTGGGAGGATGTGGAGCAGAGGAGCAAGATCATGGGG ATCGACGCCGTCCACAGGAAGGAGGCCCTGAAGGCCATGACCGAGACCTTCTACGCCGCCATCTTCGGATACGATGAG GGCGTCCTGTCTGATGACTGCGTtctggctgcagctctgtggagAAACTTGTTCAACCGTCAGTGTGACGACCCCcaacagctggagctgctggtggagtaCGTCCGCAAGcag aTGCAGTTCATTGACTCTCTGGACGGAGACGACCTGCTGCTGACTGGAGAGGTGAagtggcgccctctggtggaggagaacgCTCAGAGCATCCTGAAGGTGTCCAGACCCACGTACAATGACACGGGGCTGTga